GCTGGCCGGCAGCGAGGTGTACGTGAGTTTTCTCGACAGCGACCCGGATCGGCCGATTGTCTGCGCAGAGGTTAATCCGCAGAAACGCCGAAAACCGCCGGCAGCAACACCGCGTGGCGATACGCGGCTGCTGCTGGATTGGTTGGTCAATTGTCCGGATAACCCTTGAGAACTGAGTGCCGAAGGTCGCGGCAAGGTCCGCCCTTGTGGCGAGGGGGCTTGCCCCCGTTGGACGGCGCAGCGAGCCTGGAAAAGCGACGGTTGCTGCGCGACCGAACGGGGGCAAGCCCCCTCGCCACAGGGTTATGTGTCTGATCTACAGAGTTGCTCAGCCCTTGTCAGCCTTGCCCGCCGCTGCCGCGAACTTCGCCAGGCGCACGTCGAGATGCCTTGGCCGGCGTCCGTGATCCTCGGCGCGTTCCTTGCGGCGGATGGTGCGCGAGAGTTTGGTGTAGGCAGGTCTGGCCCCATCGCGGGCAAGCCTCGCTCCCACAGGTTTTGTGTCGTGCACCAAATGTGTGTCTGGCATAAATCCCTGTGGGAGCATGGCTTGCCCGCGAGGGTCGCGCCTCGGTCTAGCTGGCCGGAGCCAAATCAAAAAACGCCTGAATCAATCGCAAATCCCGCCGCCGCTGCATGCACCCGATCATGTGCCGGTTGACCAGCCCATCGCCGACAATCGGCACCGCCACCACCCGCGGGTCATGGCTGACTTCCACCGACGACACCACGCCAACCCCCAGTTCCGCAGCAACGGCCTCGGTCACCGCCTCACGACTGTCCAGTTCCAGCAACACCCGCGGACTGACCCGGGCCTGAGCGCACGCCTGATCAAACGTGCGCCGCGTAATCGAACTCGGCTCGCGCAGCACCATGATTACCTGATCCAGTTCCTTCAGCGGCACATCCTTGACCCGATGCGCCCACGGGTGCGCGGCCGGCACCAACGCGCAAATCCGTGATTCGCTCAGCGCTTGCAGATGCAAGCCTTTGCGCGGTTCGACCTCGGTCAGCACCGCGACATCCGCGTGTTCGGACAACAACGCGCCCAAGGTTTCCTGCGCGTTGCCCAGGCGCAGGTTCACCGTTATTCCCGGATACCGCGCGCGCAAACTGGCGAGCATCGGCATGACCATGTGCGGGCCGTCCGCCGCAACTTCCAGGCGCCCGGTGAGCAACTGCCGGTTGGCCTCGAGCAGCACTTGCGCCTCTTCGGCCAAACCAAACATCGCGCGGGTGATCGCCGCGAGTTTGGTGCCCTCCTCGGTCAATTCGACCCGGCGCGCGGTGCGCCGCAACAAGGTGATCTGGTAATGCTCCTCCAGCGCTTTGATGTGCCCAGTGACCGCCGGTTGGCTAATGAACAACCGCGCAGCCGCCCGGGTAAAGCTGCCCTCGCGGGCCACCGCATCGAACGCGCGGAGCTGGAACAGGTTCATGAATAACCCTCGCTGATGGTTGGCATAACAACAAACAATTTGATTGATGCAACGGCAAATTGCAATTTAAGCCCCGTAGCTTCATCCCATCGATTGCGAGGACACGAGAATGAGTATTGCCGAACCCATCCTGCTCACCCCCGGCCCACTGACCACTTCGGCCCGCACCCGCCAGGCGATGATGGTCGACTGGGGTTCATGGGATGACCGCTTCAATCAACTGACCGCCAGCCTCTGCGAACAATTGCTGACCATCATCAACGGCGCGCACAGCCACCATTGCGTGCCTCTGCAGGGCAGCGGCACCTTCGCCGTTGAAGCGGCAATCGGCACTCTGGTGCCGCGCGACGGCAAAGTCCTGGTGCTGATCAACGGCG
The window above is part of the Pseudomonas prosekii genome. Proteins encoded here:
- a CDS encoding LysR substrate-binding domain-containing protein, whose product is MNLFQLRAFDAVAREGSFTRAAARLFISQPAVTGHIKALEEHYQITLLRRTARRVELTEEGTKLAAITRAMFGLAEEAQVLLEANRQLLTGRLEVAADGPHMVMPMLASLRARYPGITVNLRLGNAQETLGALLSEHADVAVLTEVEPRKGLHLQALSESRICALVPAAHPWAHRVKDVPLKELDQVIMVLREPSSITRRTFDQACAQARVSPRVLLELDSREAVTEAVAAELGVGVVSSVEVSHDPRVVAVPIVGDGLVNRHMIGCMQRRRDLRLIQAFFDLAPAS